The sequence below is a genomic window from Fluoribacter dumoffii NY 23.
TATCGCCATAGGCAGTGATAATAATGACTTTGAGCAAGCAGTTTTGTTTTTTGAGCAGATCAAACAGCTCAAGCCCGTCCATATCAGGCATGCGAACATCGGTAATCAAACATCCCACATGTTGAGGATTATATTGTTCCAGAAAACTTTTTGCATTCAAGAAAGTTTTAACGTCAAAACTCATCGATTCAAAAAGCCATTTTAAAGCACTTAAGACATTATCATCATCATCAACAATATAAATGGTCTTATTCATTTCGGTCCTGAAATTTGATTTGGCAATCTAAAAGAGCTTACTGTGCCCCCACCTAAAGTATTTTTTTCTATTTTAAGGCTTCCACCATGAGCTTCAATAATTTTTCTGCAAATGCTTAATCCCAATCCCAACCCATATTCCTTGGTACTGAAACATGAAGAGAATAGATTATCGAGTACATTTTGCGCAACTCCCGGTCCATTATCGATAATAGAAACCCATATCTCAGAATCAATTTTTTCAATCTTGATAAGTAATAAGGGATTTTTTGTGTGGGCGTCAAGCATGGCTTCAAAGGCATTATTAATCAAGTTTAAAAAAACCTGCCGCATTTGATTACGATCCAGGGTAACTTCAGTCAAATCCTCATCAATCTCATAATGAACTGTTCCTGTAAAATGGGAATAGAACTTGGATAAGACAACGGATTGTTTTGCCAACAATCCCAAATTAACTCGTTCGAAATGTAATTCCCCATGAGTTACAAAGCGCTTCATGCGTTTAATAATGGAATTTATTAATTCCACTTGTTCCAGGGCTTTTTGGAGGACAGCTATAAATTCATGTGATTCTTTATTTTCTTGCTGTAGCCGTAAAATACTTCCAAGAAGATAGGAATTTAAAGCTAACAAGGGTTGTGCAATTTCATGGGATAATGAACATGCAGAATCTCCCGAAAAATAACACCGGGATATTCGATCAAGGGTTGTTTGTTGGAGTTTGATTAACTCCTGGTTCTTTTTTTGTTCTGTAATAAAATGCCAGGTTCCGATCATTTTAATGGCATTATTCTCGGCATCCCGTATATAGCGGCCACGAGCTGATACCCACTCATAAGTTCCTTTACGGGATTGAATCCGGAAGTCTGCTTTGGGATCTTCAAAATAAGCAAGGGATTCAATTAATTTATTGGCAACTTCTTCACGATCCTCTGGATGCAACCGTGTTATAAAATGGTCAATATGTCCTACTTCACTGTCTGGATTTAATACAGATAAAGACTCAGAATAGCCAAAATCAATCGTTTCATTGGTACTTAAATCCCATTGCCAAACATTTAATTTGCCAATATCCAATAATTCCATTAAATAATCACGAGAGATTTCATAAGTGAGCGTATTTGCGAGCAGATCCTCAGCGTGCTTCTTTTTTAAGTTAATTGGGATCTTGGAATTGATCATTATGTACCCTCGGTGATGGAGTGTTTCATTCCATGATTACTTGCATGCCAAAAAAACCTATTCTTTCACTTTTAAAAATAATACCACAGGATGAGTTGAGAATATGAATTAATATTTACCATAAGGTTTTATATACGGTTTATGGATTGGTAAAAAAGAAACGGCTTGGACAAAATGTCCCAAGCCATTATTTTGCATTAACCAGGTGCGATCAATCAGCTAACCCATAGGGCTTATAAACAGGATCCCAGACATTGGCAGCAAGTTCGCTCTCGAATTCTGCATCCTTGACCTCCGCCAAGCCTTCTGCAATCGCCTGCTTACCCACAGATTTTGCTACTTCGAGACTTATCGAGCGAAGATCAGCAAGGGGTGGTAGCAGATTGGCGGATTTATTTTTCTTAGCTGGAGAGCATTCTGCGAGCGCAAGTGCCGCAGCCTTAATCATCCCGTCTGAAACTCTTTTTGCTTTAGCTGAAATAATACCTAAAGCTAATCCCGGGAAAATGTAGGAATTATTTGTCTGGTCTATATGATACTCTTTCCCGTTAAATTGGACAGGCTCAAAAGGGCTTCCTGTGCCAATCAACGCACGCCCATCAGTCCACGTGAGAAGATCACGGGGAACTGCTTCACTATGAGACGTTGGGTTAGAGAGAGGGAAAATAACTGGCCGTTCGGTATACTTTGCCATAGTACGCACCACTTCTTCAGTAAATGCCCCTTGTTGTGCGGAAACCCCAATGAGGGCAGTAGGCTTTACATTTCGTACAACATCCAATAAGCCAATTTCATCAGGGTTTGTAACTTGCCACAGATTCACTTCGGAGCGCTTGCGGGCAAAAGCAAGCTGATCGGCAGTTAATCCCTTGCCTCCTTCTACAAGAAGCCCATATCGATCCACTGCATAGATGCGATCGCCTGCCTCTTCATCACTTAATCCAGCATCCCTGAGGGCTCCTCGGATTAACTGGGCGATTCCATGACCTGTTCCCCCAAAACCCAGGAAAACAATTTTTTGCTCTTGCAAGGGAATCCCGGTCACATTAATGGCTGAAAGCAACGTACCTGTCGCCATGGCAGCAGTACCCTGAATATCATCATTAAAGGTACATAATTGATCGCGATAACGGCTCAACAACCGTGCAGCATTCACCCCGGCAAAATCCTCCCATTGCAAGAGAACATTTGGCCACCGGCGTTTTACCGCAGAGATAAATTCATCAATGAACTTATCGTATTCAGCACCACGAACACGATTATGACGCCAGCCAATGTAAAGAGGGTCTGCCAATCGTTCTTCATTGTCAGTTCCTACATCCAATAAAACAGGCAAACAGTATTGAGGAGGAATCCCGGCCAAAGCGGTATACAGCGCCATTTTGCCGATAGGGATCCCCATTCCCCCTGCACCTTGGTCACCCAAGCCAAGAATACGTTCGCCGTCACTTACCACGATACATTTAATCAAATCATAGCGTGGGTGCGCAAAAATCTGATCAATCATATTGCGGTTAGGGTAACTAATGAAAAGGCCTCGGGGTTTACGGAATACTTCACTAAACTTCTGACATCCCTCCCCAACTATTGGGGTATAAACAATAGGAAGCATTTCCTCAATATTGTTAATTATGAAGGAGTAAAATAGAGTTTCATTGTTGTCCTGGAGATCCCGCAAAAAACTGTATTTTTCTAAAGAAGTCGGCAATGACCTCAATCCGTCAAGGCGCCGTTTTTGTTGTTCTTGCAAAGTACTCACTTGTGGTGGTAACAAACCATGAAGCGCAAAGGCATCCCGTTCCGTATTGGTAAAGGCAGTTCCTTTATTTAGCCGGGAATTATTGAGCAAATTATAACCCGTCAGGCTGGTTTTTATGGTCCCATCTTTGAGATATTGAGTTTCTATATCCGGTTTTTTCATGTGCAAGTTCCTTTTAAATGAAATTCATTACTTACTTCTGTCCCTGCAATACCTAATTTGGTAAAGGAATAAATTCTTTGTCATCTCCTGGTATCTTTCCAAATTTCCCCTCCTTCCAATCTGATTTTGCCTGTTCGATTTTTTCTTTTGAACTGGCTACAAAATTCCACCAGAGATATCGCCGCTCTTCCAATGGAGGGCCTCCCAGGATAATCATATGAACATCAGATGCAGCGATAACTTTAAGTTTAGCTCCTGGCTTGAGAATTAACATTCTCGGGTCTTTATAGAAGATGTTATCAATGATTATCTTACCGCATAAAAGATGAATTGCCCGCTCTTCCAGCGTCGATGGGATGACTAACTCAGCATGAGTTTTCAATTTACATTCAATAAAAAATGCATCAATTTGAGTGTTAACGGATGATTTGTGCCCCATCCATTCTCCCGCAATCACGCGAATACTCATTTTTTCCTCATCGAGTGCCGGGATTGCACTTTTATCATAATGAGTAAAGGAAGGATCCGTTTCTTCTTTATTTAGCGGCAATGCAAGCCAACACTGAATACCAAAAAAAGGTTGGGGATAGAGCCTATCAGGTAATGGGGTACGCTCTGAATGAGCAATCCCTCGCCCCGCGGTCATTAGGTTTACCTCCCCTGGGTTAATAATTTGGTGACTCCCAAGGGTATCCCGGTGTTCCAGTCGCCCGGAAAACAAATAGGTCATG
It includes:
- a CDS encoding sensor histidine kinase; the encoded protein is MINSKIPINLKKKHAEDLLANTLTYEISRDYLMELLDIGKLNVWQWDLSTNETIDFGYSESLSVLNPDSEVGHIDHFITRLHPEDREEVANKLIESLAYFEDPKADFRIQSRKGTYEWVSARGRYIRDAENNAIKMIGTWHFITEQKKNQELIKLQQTTLDRISRCYFSGDSACSLSHEIAQPLLALNSYLLGSILRLQQENKESHEFIAVLQKALEQVELINSIIKRMKRFVTHGELHFERVNLGLLAKQSVVLSKFYSHFTGTVHYEIDEDLTEVTLDRNQMRQVFLNLINNAFEAMLDAHTKNPLLLIKIEKIDSEIWVSIIDNGPGVAQNVLDNLFSSCFSTKEYGLGLGLSICRKIIEAHGGSLKIEKNTLGGGTVSSFRLPNQISGPK
- a CDS encoding response regulator transcription factor, with amino-acid sequence MNKTIYIVDDDDNVLSALKWLFESMSFDVKTFLNAKSFLEQYNPQHVGCLITDVRMPDMDGLELFDLLKKQNCLLKVIIITAYGDIPMAVRAIKGGAIDFITKPINESDLLKLIKKCLEHYPNLTTNAMNTYELLSERELQALELIWTNS
- a CDS encoding NAD-dependent malic enzyme — translated: MKKPDIETQYLKDGTIKTSLTGYNLLNNSRLNKGTAFTNTERDAFALHGLLPPQVSTLQEQQKRRLDGLRSLPTSLEKYSFLRDLQDNNETLFYSFIINNIEEMLPIVYTPIVGEGCQKFSEVFRKPRGLFISYPNRNMIDQIFAHPRYDLIKCIVVSDGERILGLGDQGAGGMGIPIGKMALYTALAGIPPQYCLPVLLDVGTDNEERLADPLYIGWRHNRVRGAEYDKFIDEFISAVKRRWPNVLLQWEDFAGVNAARLLSRYRDQLCTFNDDIQGTAAMATGTLLSAINVTGIPLQEQKIVFLGFGGTGHGIAQLIRGALRDAGLSDEEAGDRIYAVDRYGLLVEGGKGLTADQLAFARKRSEVNLWQVTNPDEIGLLDVVRNVKPTALIGVSAQQGAFTEEVVRTMAKYTERPVIFPLSNPTSHSEAVPRDLLTWTDGRALIGTGSPFEPVQFNGKEYHIDQTNNSYIFPGLALGIISAKAKRVSDGMIKAAALALAECSPAKKNKSANLLPPLADLRSISLEVAKSVGKQAIAEGLAEVKDAEFESELAANVWDPVYKPYGLAD
- a CDS encoding pirin family protein; protein product: MSYFKAKDPICATQNCPQQIRMELIPRSVDLGGFQVERILPSKEKRTVGPFVFWDQAGPGELLTSKGIDIRPHPHIGLSTMTYLFSGRLEHRDTLGSHQIINPGEVNLMTAGRGIAHSERTPLPDRLYPQPFFGIQCWLALPLNKEETDPSFTHYDKSAIPALDEEKMSIRVIAGEWMGHKSSVNTQIDAFFIECKLKTHAELVIPSTLEERAIHLLCGKIIIDNIFYKDPRMLILKPGAKLKVIAASDVHMIILGGPPLEERRYLWWNFVASSKEKIEQAKSDWKEGKFGKIPGDDKEFIPLPN